The Paenibacillus sp. FSL H7-0357 nucleotide sequence TCGAACTGCTATTCATCACAACATAATCGTAATATTACACAACATTATAACCAAAAACGTTGACTATAGTCAACGTGGAATTATCCGAAATACAAGCTGTAGAGCGACAGAGCGGAAATCAGGTTGAGTAATACATGGGCAACCATGCCTATGTAAATGTTTTTGGTCCGCCATACGACGAAGTACATCGGAAAGATTGCAATCAGCCGGGTGATAATCATCCAAGGAGAGAAAAAATGATACACGACAAACAGCACCACATTTATCAGCAACCCCCAGCCCCGGTATCTTCCCAGCCTAGGCAGTAGATATCCTCTAAAATACAATTCCTCTACGACCGGTGCCAACAAGCCAATCAGAATAAAATCACTGACCCAGGTTGCCACCAGCATGCCATGTGAATAGCGGGACATATCATCAGTACTGGCATCGAACCAGTCAGGATAAAAGGAAAAGACATGTTCCAGCAAAACACGGCTTACCGGTTCCATTAGCCAGAAGATCAGAACCGCCCAGCCCAGCACTACAGGGACGAGAATGAGATAGTGCCGCAGGGGCAGTTTTTGACGATATGGCATAATGCCCTTTAACGAAAATGTGCCGGTCTGTCTCCGGGCTTGATAGATCAGAATCCCAAGCATGGCTGGAGCGAGCCAAAGTATCGTTTCTAAGTTGATGGAAAGCGCAATTGTAAGTCCAGCTTTATGTAATATTGGCGAAATAAAAAAAATAAAAAGAAAAGTGACTGCACCTGGGATAAGATGAAATGCTGCTGCTTTCAGCAGCGAGTGCTGCTCTGTTTCCTGCTCGTTTCGAATTGCGTGAGTATTCAAAAGGACCTCCTATCTCTTCCTATCCGTACGATCTTAACAACTCCGGCGGCTATCAATAACAGACAGAAGATCAAAATAAAGTGCGCTATGCCCGGAAGAAACAATAAAGCTACCGGCCAAGGGAGCAGTAGCATGGGAATACCAATCAGTACGGCAATGGGAAGAACAATATTGAGTAAGAGTAGAGTCATAGAACGGATGTAGCGCCCCGGCTTTGTCAACTGTTTTGTATTTTTCCATTTAATCAATCCGTATAAGGACCATACATATAAAATAACAAACAGTAACAGAACAGCATTAATAGTCATGTGTATTTTATTATAATGAGGCAGTTTATCTACAGAAGCCACCTGCCCGTGAAGCACTTCTCCAATCCCCTGCAGGATATAATCATAACTTGCTAAAAAATCCACGGAGTTGAACAGCAATACGATCCCATACTCTCCATCCATCGACAAATAGGAAGAAGAACTTTCCGTTGTACCATTATGCCAGACCGTTTCATCAGAGATTATCCAGCCCATTCCATAATACTCGCCTTGCTTAATCAGCGAAGCAGGTTGATGCATCCGGTCCATGCCTGCCTTTGAAAGCACCCTTTGATCCTCAAAATGGCCGCCATTCATCTGGGCGATTAAATACTTGGACAGATCCTCCGCGCTTGAGATCAGATTGCCATCCGGTACTGAGGCAGTATGATCTATTCGTGGAGTGGACATCATAATCCCAAAAACAGGCTGATAGCCAGAAGCCAGCCCGTATTCTTGAGCCTCCTCAACGTAGGCAGTACTATGCTCCATATCTAGCGGTTTAAAGATGTGCTCCTTCACGTAATCACCATACGGTTGCTGCGAGACTTCTTGAATAATGCCACCCAAAATATCATAGTTTAAATTTGAATATTGATATTTTGCTCCGACCGGTTGAGCAAGGGGAACCCCTGTCATTCCGCGGAGATAATCTTCAAGCGGAAGATCATCCGAGGCCATAGTTGCTCTGCCCTCATACTCAGATATGCCGCTTGTCTGGTGCAGCAAATCTTGGACAGTAATTCGGGCAGAAGCTTCTGCATCTGCCAAATGAAACCATGGTAAGTAACGCTGTACAGGCGCTTCAAGCTCAATCTTGCCTTCCTCTGCCAACTGAATAACAGCAAGGGCTGTAATGGACTTGCTGGTAGAACCTAGAATAAATGGTGTTTGCGGTGTTACCGGCTTCTGTTCCGGACCTGATATACCGTATCCCTGCAAATAAATGATCCGGTCTCCTTTTACGATGCCAAGTGATGCACCTGGAATGTCCAGCCGTTCCATAGCATTCTTCATGTACTGGTCCACCCCTGCCCCGTCGAAGCTTGAAGCAGCCCCGGCGGTTGTGTGCGAGAACAAGGCAGCAAATAATACCAGCGTCAATAAGGCCATATATGTTTTACGAATTATTTTCATTTCCCTTCCCCTTCATATGCATAGCACGATCCTGATATCGCTCCCGGGTATTTGAATGTATTTAGCACAGTCAGCCCATATACAGATTATATTGTGACAGTGAAGAAATCAGGTTAAGCAGAACGTGGACTGCCATGCCTACGTAGATGTTCTTGGTGCGCCATACGATGAAGCACATCGGGAAGATCGCGATAATTCGGGTAATGGCCATCCATGGAGAGAAAAAATGATACACGGCGAACAAAACCACATTGATGAAGACACTTGCTCCCCGGTATCTGCTCAGCCTGGGCAGCAAGTACCCTCTAAAGTAGAATTCCTCCACAATCGGTACAAAAATTCCAAGCAAAATCAAATCACTGGCCCAGGATGCGAGCAGCATTCCACTTGAATACCGTGACAGCACATCAGCAGCAGGATTGAACCCTGCCGGGAAGAAATTAAACACATACTGAAGCAGATAATTGCCTACCGGTTCCAGCAGGAAGAAGACCAAAATAATCCAGCCCAGCAGTGCAGGAACCCAAATGAAATATTGCCGCAAGGGCAGTTTTTGACGGTATGGAAGAATACCTTCTAACGTAAATCTCCCGGTCTGCTTCTTGGCGGTATAGAGCAGAAGCCCGAGCTGGACCGGAACAATCGAAAGGAACAGCGCAAGATTGAGTGCCAACCCAATCGTCAGGCCTGACTTTATTAACAATGGAGTAAAGAATAGGACACACAGAAAGGCTATTATACCGGGGAAGAGATGATATGCTATTGATTTTGCCAACGAATGCTGCTCTGTTTCTACCAGGCTAATAGGGTGAGTACTCAAGGCGGACCTCCATTGTGATGTGAATGTAACCGCGGTTGCATTCAGTCTATCATCCTATGCAGAGGGTGTCCGCCCCGGTACGTTCAATAAGTAACAGTGTAGGGTTGAGTGCTGACGTTGGGCGGATTACAAGCGTTGGGATTCAATGATCCAATCCCGCGGATTACATCCGAACCTCTCTCGGAAGCTCGCTGCAAAATGGCTCGGGTTGGAGTACCCTACCATAATCGCTGCATCACACACATTGATTCGTTCCATTTCAAGCAGCTCCTTCGCCTTCTCAAGCCGTTTTTCTTTTAAATATCCGAAGACGGTAGTGCCGAAGAGTTCCTTGAAACCGGCTTTTAGCTTGGAATCACTGATTCCGGCCAGCTTGGACAATTCCAGTAATGACGGGGGCTGCTCCATCCGCTTCTCCAAGATCCCGCTCGCCTCGCGCACTCTCGCGATATCCTCTTTACGCAGCCGAATTCTGCCCCGCTGCGCGGGCACTTCGTCTTCAAACAAGGTTTGCTGGAGCCAGAGGGCAAGCAGCTCCAGAGCTTTTCCTTCCAGGAACATTTTTCGCATCGGTCCGGCAAAGGGATGGGAGCGAATATCCTGCAGAATAGCCTGCACCTTGGGTAATATCGAGTGGTGGAATATGAGATTCTCGCGCCCACCAAGAATCAATGCTGAGCTGTAACGCGCGTGTCCAAGTTCATCCATTAATTCGTCAAATAAAGCTGTAGACAAACGAATTTCACAGATGGCTATTGGCATCCCTGCCGCGTATTTTAGTTCAAGCTGCTGCTCCAGGCCAAATGTAAGGTGGCCAAGACCTGGGGAAATCTGCTCTTGTATTCCCGAATGAAGGATTTCAATATTGCCCTGAATCCAGAAGGTCAGATCGACCATCGGAAGATTGCCGTTGAGCTGCATGGTATGAACGTCCTTCATCTGGCAGTCGGCCATGATAACCTCCATGCCGGGTCTCAGGCGTGTCCGGCTGATGCTGCCGCTTCCTATGGATTCAGGCAGAATGATCCGATCGGTATATCGATCATTTGAGCTGTAAGGGAGAAACGGAGACAAATATCTGTTGTAATGGGAATGAAGCTCTTCATACTGCAGGGACTGCAGGGACTGCAACGTTTGCATGAGTGTTCCCTTTCATAATGTTATATTGTAGGATCGTTTGGTCTCTCCGGCTAAACCGGCTTTCGCTTAATATAATAAGCCATTAAGTGCTGAATTACGACTTTTCCGGCCGCAAAACACGGCACCGCCAGAATAAGACCAATCATTCCGGCCACCTCTCCGCCGACCAGCAGGGCAAAAATAATCAGCAGCGGATGCAGATGCAGTCTCCGTCCGACCACCTGGGGCGAGATCACATTGCTCTCCAGCATCTGGCACAGCGTATTCACTACTGCCACCAGCAGGACAAGGCGCAGGGATAGGGTTGAGGCCATCACAATGGCCGGAGCCGCCCCCAGAAACGGGCCCATGTATGGAACGATGTTGAACACAGCGACTACACAGGCAAACAGCAGCGCGTAAGGCATCCCGATGATGGCATAACCGATATATGCCAGCACGCCTATAATAATACAGACGAGGAACTGTCCGCGGATATAGTTGCCCAGCGCTTCATCAATATCCTTGAGCAGCTTCACAATCGATTTGCGGCGCGAGCGGGGCAGGCAGGAAACTACGGTCCGCTCAAACACTTCAAAGTCCTTGAGAATGTAGAACACGAGAAACGGAACGATAAATGCATTGAACAGCACACCTATCGTTGTCCCGATATTGTCGAGAAAATGTGATATTCCTTTTGCCAGACGTTCCTCCAGCTGAAAAAACCAATTGTTCATCCCCATCTCAACACCGGGCGGGATCAGCCGGGAATTCATATTCTTCATGAGACCTTGCGCATGCAGTGTCATCTCCGGCAGATGTTCGTTCAGCTCCTCAAGCTGCTCGATAAACATCGGTATGAGATTGATGGCAATGACCGCAATTGAAGTCAGGAATACGGCGTAGATGAGAAGAACGGCAACGCTGCGCGGCATCTTCCGTCCCGCCAGCATACTGACCACCGGATTCAGTACATAAGAAATGATCATGGCCGCCAGAAACGGCGCAAGAATCGCTTTTAGAAACTGGAATATCCCCTGCAGCATCGGACGAAGCTGCCACACAAAATACAAAATGATCAGGGTGAGCAGCACTCCGATCATCCAGCGGAACCATTTACTGTGTGACCACTCCTCCATAATATCCCTCCTGATCGTATTCACCTAAGACAGGCATGCAATATCAGTATGTGTGGGAGGGTGACGAAATAACCTTTTTTTCAGACAAAAGTTGTTTTTTTGTTATCCAGCTTCAGTAGATGGTATGGCGGACAGAGTTGGCGCTGGCTAAAATCATATTGTAAAAACGCTTTCATTTTAAGGAGGGATGTTTTTCTATGAAAATGCTGAAAAAATTGTACGGTGCAGGTCTAACTTTGCTGCTTGCCGGATTGCTGGCGGGGGCTCCGTCTGTTTCGGCAGCCACCGTCTTCGATGAACCTCTGACCTACTTCAATTCCGCAACCTGGCAACAAGCCGACGGCTATTCCAATGGCGGTATGTTTAATTGTACCTGGCGCGCAAACAATATCTCGTTTACCAGCGGCGGACAGCTTCGCCTGGCGTTGACCAGCCCCAGCAACAACAAGTTTGACGGTGCAGAATACCGGTCCGTGTACAAGTATGGCTACGGCAAATATGAGGTCAGCATGAAGCCGGCCAAAAACAGCGGAATCGTCTCCTCTTTTTTCACCTATACCGGTCCTTCCGACGGCACCCCCTGGGATGAAATCGATATCGAGTTTCTGGGCAAAGATACCACCAAGGTCCAGTTCAATTATTATACGAACGGCGTTGGCGGTCATGAGAAGATCGTCGATCTTGGCTTTGACGCTTCTCAAAGTTATCATACGTACGCCTTCGACTGGCAGCCGGGGTACATTAAATGGTATGTGGACGGTGCATTGAAGCATACGGCAACGAGCAATATCCCCTCCCAGCCAGGTAAAATTATGATGAATCTCTGGAACGGAGCCGGTGTAGACTCCTGGCTCGGTTCATATAACGGCGCCAATCCGCTGTACGCCTATTACGATTGGCTGAAATATACAAGCAACTAAAAGCGAGTGTTGGACCCTGGCCGCTGAGCATTCCGCGTCTGCCGGGGTCCATTTGCTTCTATTAAAAATCCGTTATCTTCAGAATTTGTTATCCGGATTGACACATTGGTATGGCGGCTGCAGCCGCCATTCAGTACGATAATAGTAAGAAAACATCACAGGAGGAACAGAATTGATACGCAGCAGGTTAATCAAGGCGTCCGCAGCGGTCGCAGCTTTGTCAGCCGCCGTGTGGGGCATATGGGCCTTCGCTTCAGTACCGAAATCCAGCGCCGGAGGCGTGAAGGACGATTTTACAGAGTTCAATACGGAGTTCTGGACCAAAACGGATGGCTATTCCAACGGAGACATGTTCAATTGCACCTGGCGCGGGAACAACATCTCATTTGCCGGTGACGGACTTTTGACCCTGTCGCTCACCAGTACGTCTCCCGGCGAGTTCGACGGTGCGGAGTACCGTTCGCTGGAGAAGTACAGCTATGGCAAGTATGAAATCCGGATGAAGCCGGCGGCCAATCCCGGTGTAGTCTCTTCTTTTTTCACTTATACCGGCCCCTCGGAAGGCGAGCCTTGGGACGAAATCGACATTGAATTTTTGGGTAAAAATACCCGGCAGGTACAGTTGAATTACTTCACGGGTGGCGTGGGGGAGCACGAGAAGGTGATCGACCTCGGTTTTGACGCTTCACAGGAATTTCATTGGTACGGATTCGACTGGAAAAAGGATTCCATTACCTGGTACATCGACGGCCGTCCTGTTCACACGGCGACCGAGAACCTTCCCTCCACTCCGGGCCGCATTATGATGAATCTCTGGAACGGGACAGGCGTGGATTCCTGGCTGGAGCCGTATGACGGAAAAGCCCCGCTCCATGCTTACTATGACCAGTTCCGCTATACTCCGGATCAATCGTCGGGCAAGTAAGAAATTCCGGCGCCTCTCCGACAAGAAACCGCCTTAATCAAGGCGGTTTCTTGTCCCTGCGGCACTCATTGGCGGCTGCGGTCCCAGACGTTGACTTCCGAGGTTTCGGTCAACCCTCCGTAGGCTTTCCATTTGTCGACGAATTCATCGAATTCCACGATGCCGCTGTCCGCGAAGATTATTTTTTGAAAGCTTTTTTGTTCCAGCTTC carries:
- a CDS encoding serine hydrolase domain-containing protein, coding for MKIIRKTYMALLTLVLFAALFSHTTAGAASSFDGAGVDQYMKNAMERLDIPGASLGIVKGDRIIYLQGYGISGPEQKPVTPQTPFILGSTSKSITALAVIQLAEEGKIELEAPVQRYLPWFHLADAEASARITVQDLLHQTSGISEYEGRATMASDDLPLEDYLRGMTGVPLAQPVGAKYQYSNLNYDILGGIIQEVSQQPYGDYVKEHIFKPLDMEHSTAYVEEAQEYGLASGYQPVFGIMMSTPRIDHTASVPDGNLISSAEDLSKYLIAQMNGGHFEDQRVLSKAGMDRMHQPASLIKQGEYYGMGWIISDETVWHNGTTESSSSYLSMDGEYGIVLLFNSVDFLASYDYILQGIGEVLHGQVASVDKLPHYNKIHMTINAVLLLFVILYVWSLYGLIKWKNTKQLTKPGRYIRSMTLLLLNIVLPIAVLIGIPMLLLPWPVALLFLPGIAHFILIFCLLLIAAGVVKIVRIGRDRRSF
- a CDS encoding AI-2E family transporter, with the translated sequence MEEWSHSKWFRWMIGVLLTLIILYFVWQLRPMLQGIFQFLKAILAPFLAAMIISYVLNPVVSMLAGRKMPRSVAVLLIYAVFLTSIAVIAINLIPMFIEQLEELNEHLPEMTLHAQGLMKNMNSRLIPPGVEMGMNNWFFQLEERLAKGISHFLDNIGTTIGVLFNAFIVPFLVFYILKDFEVFERTVVSCLPRSRRKSIVKLLKDIDEALGNYIRGQFLVCIIIGVLAYIGYAIIGMPYALLFACVVAVFNIVPYMGPFLGAAPAIVMASTLSLRLVLLVAVVNTLCQMLESNVISPQVVGRRLHLHPLLIIFALLVGGEVAGMIGLILAVPCFAAGKVVIQHLMAYYIKRKPV
- the bglS gene encoding beta-glucanase codes for the protein MLKKLYGAGLTLLLAGLLAGAPSVSAATVFDEPLTYFNSATWQQADGYSNGGMFNCTWRANNISFTSGGQLRLALTSPSNNKFDGAEYRSVYKYGYGKYEVSMKPAKNSGIVSSFFTYTGPSDGTPWDEIDIEFLGKDTTKVQFNYYTNGVGGHEKIVDLGFDASQSYHTYAFDWQPGYIKWYVDGALKHTATSNIPSQPGKIMMNLWNGAGVDSWLGSYNGANPLYAYYDWLKYTSN
- the bglS gene encoding beta-glucanase — protein: MSAAVWGIWAFASVPKSSAGGVKDDFTEFNTEFWTKTDGYSNGDMFNCTWRGNNISFAGDGLLTLSLTSTSPGEFDGAEYRSLEKYSYGKYEIRMKPAANPGVVSSFFTYTGPSEGEPWDEIDIEFLGKNTRQVQLNYFTGGVGEHEKVIDLGFDASQEFHWYGFDWKKDSITWYIDGRPVHTATENLPSTPGRIMMNLWNGTGVDSWLEPYDGKAPLHAYYDQFRYTPDQSSGK
- a CDS encoding CPBP family intramembrane glutamic endopeptidase — protein: MNTHAIRNEQETEQHSLLKAAAFHLIPGAVTFLFIFFISPILHKAGLTIALSINLETILWLAPAMLGILIYQARRQTGTFSLKGIMPYRQKLPLRHYLILVPVVLGWAVLIFWLMEPVSRVLLEHVFSFYPDWFDASTDDMSRYSHGMLVATWVSDFILIGLLAPVVEELYFRGYLLPRLGRYRGWGLLINVVLFVVYHFFSPWMIITRLIAIFPMYFVVWRTKNIYIGMVAHVLLNLISALSLYSLYFG
- a CDS encoding helix-turn-helix transcriptional regulator: MQTLQSLQSLQYEELHSHYNRYLSPFLPYSSNDRYTDRIILPESIGSGSISRTRLRPGMEVIMADCQMKDVHTMQLNGNLPMVDLTFWIQGNIEILHSGIQEQISPGLGHLTFGLEQQLELKYAAGMPIAICEIRLSTALFDELMDELGHARYSSALILGGRENLIFHHSILPKVQAILQDIRSHPFAGPMRKMFLEGKALELLALWLQQTLFEDEVPAQRGRIRLRKEDIARVREASGILEKRMEQPPSLLELSKLAGISDSKLKAGFKELFGTTVFGYLKEKRLEKAKELLEMERINVCDAAIMVGYSNPSHFAASFRERFGCNPRDWIIESQRL
- a CDS encoding CPBP family intramembrane glutamic endopeptidase, whose translation is MSTHPISLVETEQHSLAKSIAYHLFPGIIAFLCVLFFTPLLIKSGLTIGLALNLALFLSIVPVQLGLLLYTAKKQTGRFTLEGILPYRQKLPLRQYFIWVPALLGWIILVFFLLEPVGNYLLQYVFNFFPAGFNPAADVLSRYSSGMLLASWASDLILLGIFVPIVEEFYFRGYLLPRLSRYRGASVFINVVLFAVYHFFSPWMAITRIIAIFPMCFIVWRTKNIYVGMAVHVLLNLISSLSQYNLYMG